In one Bacteroidales bacterium genomic region, the following are encoded:
- the sucB gene encoding dihydrolipoyllysine-residue succinyltransferase — translation REELVAVKNETAMLTTFNEADMSMVMALRKKFQQQFREKHGIKLGFMSFFIKAATRALERYPNVNSMIEGDEIVYPEYTDIGIAVQTPKGLMVPVIRNTESLSIAEIERNVKEFAEKGQNNRISIEEMEGGTFSITNGGVFGSLLSTPILNPPQSAILGMHAIQERPVAIEGKVEIRPMMYLALSYDHRIIDGKESVSFLMKVKELIENPQAMLPGGKDPERLLLGL, via the coding sequence AGGGAGGAACTGGTTGCCGTAAAAAACGAGACTGCCATGCTCACAACCTTCAATGAAGCAGACATGTCGATGGTGATGGCGTTGAGAAAAAAATTTCAACAGCAGTTCCGGGAAAAGCACGGCATCAAGCTGGGTTTTATGTCGTTTTTCATCAAAGCCGCCACCAGAGCCTTGGAACGCTATCCCAATGTCAATTCCATGATTGAGGGGGATGAGATTGTATACCCGGAATATACAGATATTGGCATTGCTGTACAGACCCCAAAAGGATTGATGGTACCCGTAATCCGCAATACCGAAAGCCTCAGCATAGCAGAAATTGAGCGGAATGTCAAAGAATTTGCCGAAAAGGGACAAAACAACCGCATTTCCATTGAGGAGATGGAGGGTGGCACGTTCAGCATCACCAACGGCGGTGTATTTGGCTCACTTCTGTCCACACCCATACTCAATCCACCTCAGTCAGCCATACTGGGCATGCATGCCATACAAGAACGCCCTGTAGCCATAGAAGGCAAGGTAGAGATAAGACCTATGATGTACCTGGCTCTCTCCTACGATCACCGCATCATCGATGGCAAGGAATCGGTAAGCTTCCTGATGAAAGTGAAAGAATTGATAGAAAATCCACAGGCCATGCTTCCGGGAGGCAAGGATCCGGAAAGGTTGCTGCTGGGTTTATAA
- a CDS encoding DUF1232 domain-containing protein: protein MKVWRKAKSYTSNIWSQARGKIFSRIRRDLNMLRVGLTDPGLPWYTKAIIMFTVAYALSPIDLIPDFIPVLGLLDDLILVPVFISIAIKLIPKSKRESYRREAETRQFSKKKKSGGPGFFFWLLVLIGIILAIT, encoded by the coding sequence ATGAAGGTCTGGAGAAAAGCCAAATCATATACCTCCAATATCTGGAGTCAAGCCAGGGGCAAAATATTTTCCAGGATAAGAAGAGATCTGAATATGTTAAGGGTTGGGCTTACTGATCCCGGTTTGCCGTGGTATACCAAAGCCATCATTATGTTTACGGTGGCATACGCATTAAGCCCCATTGATCTTATCCCTGATTTCATACCGGTGCTCGGATTGCTTGATGATCTGATACTGGTACCGGTTTTTATTTCCATTGCCATCAAGCTTATACCGAAGAGTAAAAGAGAGTCGTACCGGAGAGAGGCGGAAACCCGACAATTCAGCAAGAAAAAGAAATCAGGCGGACCGGGCTTTTTCTTCTGGCTTCTCGTATTGATCGGAATAATACTGGCAATAACCTGA